A genome region from Penicillium psychrofluorescens genome assembly, chromosome: 3 includes the following:
- a CDS encoding uncharacterized protein (ID:PFLUO_005484-T1.cds;~source:funannotate), whose product MAVSVNGKSALVTGAGSGINLSFAKLLLEHGCNVLIADLALRPEAQVLVDKHSRGPSARAVFQKTDVRDWMQLEWMFEVAQKEFGELDIVCPGAGVYEPHWSNFWRPPGSSASKDSPAGGRYALIDINITHPIRTTQLAISHFLHHRDSGRSKHIVHISSIAGQNPSFAAPVYVATKHAINGLVRSLAKLDKQFGIRVTAVAPGVIKTPLWTDHPEKLVMVDDKADAWVTPEEVAEVMLALVQQDQVSETIGDRSGRGTQFAVEGGTILEVSKTVREVKPFMDEGPGDRPGNTASDHQAVEEESIQLLSQKGWGQSKL is encoded by the exons ATGGCTGTCTCAGTCAACGGCAAATCTGCCCTCGTAACTGGCGCGGGCTCTG GAATCAACCTCAGCTTTGCAAAGTTACTGCTGGAACATGGATGCAATGTCCTCATCGCAGACCTAGCCCTACGCCCGGAGGCCCAGGTGCTGGTTGACAAGCATTCACGCGGCCCATCAGCGCGAGCGGTATTCCAGAAGACCGATGTAAGGGACTGGATGCAGCTAGAGTGGATGTTTGAAGTCGCGCAGAAAGAATTCGGAGAGCTTGACATCGTGTGCCCCGGCGCCGGAGTCTACGAGCCG CACTGGAGCAACTTCTGGCGCCCACCCGGCTCTTCGGCAAGCAAAGACTCGCCCGCCGGCGGCCGGTACGCGCTGATAgacatcaacatcacccaCCCCATCCGCACAACGCAGTTAGCGATTAGCCACTTCCTCCATCACCGGGACAGCGGCCGCTCAAAACACATTGTCCACATCTCTAGCATTGCCGGACAGAATCCATCATTCGCTGCCCCGGTCTACGTCGCCACCAAGCACGCGATCAACGGCCTGGTGCGGTCGTTGGCCAAACTCGACAAGCAGTTTGGAATTCGCGTTACAGCGGTGGCACCCGGAGTCATCAAGACGCCCCTGTGGACGGATCACCCAGAGAAATTGGTCATGGTTGACGATAAAGCTGACGCGTGGGTGACGCCcgaggaggtggcggaggtgatgctggcgctggtgcagCAGGATCAGGTTAGTGAGACTATTGGAGACCGGAGTGGTCGCGGGACACAGTTTGCTGTAGAGGGAGGCACGATTCTCGAGGTGTCCAAGACAGTGCGGGAGGTAAAGCCGTTCATGGACGAGGGACCAGGCGATCGGCCAGGCAATACGGCGTCGGACCACCAGgccgtggaggaggagagtaTTCAACTACTGTCGCAGAAGGGATGGGGACAGTCAAAGCTGTAG
- a CDS encoding uncharacterized protein (ID:PFLUO_005482-T1.cds;~source:funannotate), with amino-acid sequence MLNLSLLASGLVLASLASANSKAYPKFGEKQFSQTFHDGYNLLKYMSSLAPYSDRVSYGVDRNTPAGCEVDQAFLLMRHGERYPDAAMFGDDYTKVLSKMKASNVSTWAGDLAFMNEWTYYVEDESMYSQESTTGPYAGLLDAFSRGSEYRLRYGHLWDGKSVVPIFTSGYERVIETARYFGQGFFGYNYSTNAAINIIPEAATQGADSLTPSCAADTNYDTCYIERFFATLPPLHVAAARFNKQNPGLNLTASDVLELMQMAAFELNVRAYTPWADAFTSDEWVSYGYIFDLAYYYCFGPGSEYQIATGQVFANATRVLMESGPKKSGSMFWSFAHDANITPVVAALGIDIPDSHLPSDTVQFPSTYRAADIVPMGGHLTLERITCNATAVSKAGVFVRAVVNEAVVPWTSCQSGPGYSCPLAQYSTMIDKTPKFNEKCGTNASYPQYLDFFWNYNTTTEYNYQKGPIGYQLTDTDV; translated from the exons ATGCTGAACCTCTCTTTGTTGGCGTCTGGCTTGGTTTTGGCCTCTCTGGCCTCTGCAAACTCGAAAGCATATCCCAAGTTCGGAGAGAAGCAGTTCTCGCAGACGTTCCACGATGGATACAATCTATTGAAGTATATGAGTAGTCTCGCTCCTTACTCCGATCGTGTGTCATACGGTGTGGATAGAAACACCCCTGCCGGTTGTGAGGTCGATCAAGCCTTTCTGTTGATGCGCCATGGCGAGCGCTATCCAGATGCGGCCATGTTTGGGGACGACTATACGAAGGTGTTGAGCAAGATGAAGGCCTCGAATGTTTCTACTTGGGCTGGAGACCTTGCTTTTATGAACGAATGGACTTACTACGTCGAAGATGAGTCGATGTACTCCCAGGAGTCGACCACTGGGCCGTACGCAGGTCTTCTTGATGCCTTTTCTCGGGGTAGCGAGTATCGCCTTCGCTATGGTCACCTATGGGACGGCAAGTCTGTGGTGCCCATCTTCACCTCTGGTTACGAGCGGGTGATTGAGACTGCGCGCTACTTTGGCCAGGGCTTCTTTGGCTACAATTACTCTACTAATGCGGCGATCAACATTATTCCCGAGGCTGCGACCCAGGGTGCCGATAGCTTAACGCCATCTTGTGCTGCGGATACCAATTATGATACCTGCTACATAGAGCGCTTTTTTGCGACATTGCCGCCACTCCACGTAGCCGCAGCCCGATTCAATAAGCAAAACCCCGGGCTTAATCTTACCGCTTCGGATGTTCTGGAGTTGATGC AAATGGCTGCCTTTGAGCTTAATGTCCGAGCCTACACCCCATGGGCGGATGCATTCACATCGGATGAATGGGTTTCTTATGGTTACATTTTCGACCTGGCCTATTATTACTGCTTCGG ACCTGGTAGCGAATACCAAATTGCTACGGGCCAAGTGTTTGCCAACGCGACTCGTGTCTTGATGGAATCTGGCCCTAAAAAATCCGGATCGATGTTCTGGAGCTT TGCCCACGATGCCAACATTACCCCCGTTGTCGCTGCTTTGGGAATTGATATTCCTGATAGCCACCTTCCTAGTGACACCGTTCAATTTCCCAGCACCTACCGTGCCGCCGATATTGTCCCAATGGGCGGTCATCTTACCTTGGAGCGCATTACTTGCAATGCCACTGCTGTGAGCAAGGCTGGCGTCTTCGTCCGTGCAGTGGTAAATGAGGCTGTCGTGCCGTGGACCTCGTGCCAGAGTGGACCCGGTTATTCGTGCCCGCTGGCTCAATACTCGACTATGATCGACAAAACCCCCAAGTTCAATGAGAAATGCGGTACCAATGCCTCATATCCCCAATACTTAGACTTCTTCTGGAACtacaacaccaccaccgaatACAACTACCAGAAAGGTCCGATTGGCTATCAGCTCACTGATACCGATGTCTGA
- a CDS encoding uncharacterized protein (ID:PFLUO_005485-T1.cds;~source:funannotate), with product MEEEATVGIGPAGGPNAPWRWRASRGKRVGVAGEASWASSVINLVNTIIGAGVLAMPLAISHMGISLGVCVILWSGVTAGFGLYLQSRCAQYLDRGSASFFALSQLTYPNAAVVFDAAIAIKCFGVGVSYLIIIGDLMPGVVQGFIGGDPAYEFLVDRHFWVTAFMLIVIPLSYLRRLDSLKYTSIAALVSMAYLVVLVVYHFIKGDTKADRGPIRGIHWAGPVPALSSLPVIVFAFTCHQNMFSILNEIRNNSHFRTTSVVLASIGGAAATYILVAITGYLSFGNNVGGNIVGMYPPGVAATIGRAAIVMLVVFSYPLQCHPCRASVDAVLKWRPRSNAAGTEGSPHRHPLLGPRGHRTPEPMSDLRFSIITTTILILSYIVAMTVSSLEAVLAYVGSTGSTSISFILPGLFYYKISSPDSPAHRCLMKGDDEPVDELSDEGEEPDDNGEGSLSRSLTGSGLLPRSTRHWRKALLRPLSLALACYGLLVMVVCLITNTFFIASH from the exons atggaggaggaggcgaccGTCGGTATTGGCCCAGCTGGAGGGCCAAATGCCCCTTGGCGATG GCGTGCAAGCCGAGGAAAGCGAGTCGGTGTCGCGGGTGAAgccagctgggccagcagTGTGATCAACCTGGTCAATACCA TCATCGGGGCAGGCGTGCTGGCAATGCCTCTAGCAATTTCACATATGGGAATTTCCCTCGGCGTCTGCGTGATTCTGTGGTCGGGCGTTACCGCGGGGTTCGGCCTCTACCTCCAGTCGCGCTGTGCGCAGTATCTCGACCGGGGCAGTGCTTCCTTCTTCGCGCTCTCGCAGTTAACATACCCCAATGCTGCGGTCGTTTTTGACGCGGCCATTGCCATCAAATGCTTCGGAGTCGGTGTGAGCTATCTCATCATTATCGGTGATCTCATGCCGGGCGTGGTTCAGGGCTTCATAGGCGGCGATCCCGCCTACGAATTCTTGGTGGATCGTCATTTCTGGGTGACAGCTTTCAT GTTGATTGTGATCCCACTCTCCTACCTGCGCCGATTGGATTCCTTGAAGTACACTAGCATCGCGGCCCTGGTGTCCATGGCCTATCTGGTCGTTCTGGTCGTGTACCATTTCATCAAGGGAGATACCAAGGCAGACCGGGGTCCGATCCGCGGGATTCATTGGGCTGGCCCAGTACCGGCCCTGAGCAGTCTTCCGGTCATTGTTTTTGCATTTACATGCCATCAGAAT ATGTTCTCTATTCTCAACGAAATCCGCAACAACAGCCACTTCCGCACGACCAGCGTTGTCCTCGCCAGCAttggcggtgctgccgcAACCTACATCCTCGTGGCCATCACGGGATATCTCTCTTTCGGAAACAATGTCGGTGGCAATATTGTGGGCATGTATCCGCCAGGTGTGGCCGCCACCATTGGTCGCGCCGCGATTGTGATgctcgtcgtcttctcctACCCACTTCAGTGCCACCCATGCCGAGCTTCAGTCGACGCCGTCCTCAAATGGCGCCCCCGGTCTAACGCCGCCGGTACTGAGGGCTCTCCGCACCGACATCCCCTGCTGGGCCCACGCGGGCACCGAACCCCGGAGCCGATGAGTGACCTCCGCTTCTcgatcatcaccaccaccatcctcatcctgaGCTACATCGTGGCCATGACCGTGTCCTCACTGGAAGCCGTGCTCGCGTACGTAGGCAGCACCGGCAGCACGAGCATCAGCTTTATTCTCCCGGGCTTGTTCTATTACAAGATCTCTTCCCCAGACTCGCCCGCTCACCGTTGCTTAATGAAGGGCGACGACGAACCAGTCGATGAGCTGTCTGACGAAGGCGAGGAACCGGACGATAATGGTGAGGGCTCTTTGTCCCGCTCACTGACGGGAAGCGGTCTACTCCCTCGTTCCACGCGTCACTGGCGCAAGGCACTCCTCCGCCCTCTCAGTCTGGCCCTAGCGTGTTACGGGCTTttggtcatggtggtgtgTCTCATCACGAACACGTTCTTCATCGCCTCGCATTGA
- a CDS encoding uncharacterized protein (ID:PFLUO_005486-T1.cds;~source:funannotate) codes for MAANTRYEPAPQRDSFEDRPYTQAPPSYQATDDFATEPRSEGDNVPDDFKFGGMVAEATIDIRMQFVRKVYSILTAQILLTTVLSSISFFNDTYRTWIQSNFWLMIISIFGALGFMLATFWKRKSYPANLLFLTGFTVLEAYSISVVTSFYDARVVVQALVLTLGIFVALTLFACQTKYDFTNWMPYLFGALWFMILFGFVAMFMPFNSGVEIAYGVVGALVFSGYILVDTQLVMRHYHVEEEIAAAISLYLDVLNLFLSILRILNGSNNN; via the exons ATGGCAGCGAATACCCGCTACGAGCCCGCTCCACAACGGGACTCTTTCGAGGACCGCCCGTACACCCAGGCGCCGCCTTCGTACCAGGCGACGGACGACTTTGCCACGGAACCGCGCAGCGAAGGGGACAATGTCCCGGATGATTTCAAG TTCGGCGGGATGGTGGCGGAGGCTACCATTGATATCCGAATGCAGTTCGTGCGGAAGGTGTACTCGATCTT AACCGCGCAAATCCTCCTCACCACGGTCCTCAGCtccatctctttcttcaacgACACCTACCGCACCTGGATCCAGTCCAACTTCTGGCTCATGATTATCTCCATCTTCGGCGCGCTGGGCTTCATGCTAGCAACGTTCTGGAAGCGCAAGTCCTACCCGGCCAACCTCCTCTTCCTGACGGGATTCACCGTGCTGGAAGCCTACTCCATCAGCGTGGTGACCTCCTTCTACGACGCAAGGGTTGTCGTGCAAGCCCTCGTCCTGACGCTGGGTATCTTCGTCGCTTTGACCCTCTTCGCATGCCAGACGAAGTACGACTTCACGAACTGGATGCCCTACCTCTTTGGCGCGCTGTGGTTCATGATTCTCTTTGGCTTCGTCGCCATGTTCATGCCCTTTAACAGCGGGGTTGAGATTGCGTATGGTGTCGTCGGTGCACTGGTGTTTTCGGGGTATATCCTCGTGGACACGCAGCTCGTCATGCGGCATTACCatgtcgaggaggagattgcggCGGCTATCTCGCTGTATCTGGATGTGCTGAATTTGTTCCTGTCTATTCTGCGCATTCTGAATGGGTCGAACAATAACTAG
- a CDS encoding uncharacterized protein (ID:PFLUO_005483-T1.cds;~source:funannotate) yields the protein MASKLLSKSAVRAASTTASQTTKAAGDISSVFPSLRADYQPEPLPPRFRDLKMRFFEKNQKALEQSWKRLLPRLEEEVEKIKSKGSDIIPSVDYADVVSGKVSEAALKEIKHRGTVVVRNVLPRDQALEYKQRIRDYVAANQERVKAFPPDSPAVYELYWTPSQTEARAHPKVLETQRFLQYLWHSSDPYSKLSTSNPLSYADRLRIRDPGDSEFTLGPHIDGGSLERWEDPEYSRVYTKILEGNWEQYDPWDAKHRLSAQMDLYNGAGACSMLRFFQGWLSMSDTGPGEGTLHVCPMLIHSTAYTILRPFFDTKSLQPLQDATFPGSVPGACQEYNPVTHPHLDLETTMVSVPQVEPGDFVAWHCDSLHSVDKEHRGTNDSSVLYIPATPLCDMNVDYLIKQRQAALSYSPPWDFPGAGSPGEMGFKGAMDWSSLNPEGQRAMGLGDKPWEITDAMTEGEKEAVRSANNKCFGV from the exons ATGGCTTCCAAACTTCTCTCCAAATCCGCCGTGCGCGCGGCGTCGACGACCGCGTCGCAGACCACTAAGGCTGCTGGTGATATTTCCTCAGTCTTCCCTTCTCTAAGAGCGGACTACCAGCCCGAGCCTCTTCCACCGCGATTCCGCGACCTCAAGATGAGATTCTTTGAAAAGAACCAAAAAGCACTAGAACAAAGTTGGAAGAGACTGCTTCCCAGActggaggaggaagtcgaAAAGATCAAGTCGAAGGGCAGCGAC ATTATTCCATCGGTTGACTATGCCGATGTGGTCTCCGGCAAGGTCTCTGAAGCCGCactcaaggagatcaagcacCGGGGCACAGTGGTTGTTCGCAATGTACTGCCCCGCGACCAAGCCCTGGAATACAAGCAGCGAATCCGAGACTATGTAGCTGCAAACCAGGAGCGTGTCAAGGCATTTCCGCCCGACTCGCCAGCCGTGTACGAGCTCTACTGGACACCATCGCAGACCGAGGCTCGGGCACACCCGAAGGTGCTCGAAACACAGCGCTTCCTGCAGTATCTGTGGCATTCTTCTGACCCCTACAGCAAGCTGTCAACCTCTAATCCGCTTTCATATGCGGATCGACTACGTATCAGGGACCCGGGTGACTCGGAATTCACCCTCGGACCGCACATCGACGGCGGCTCGCTGGAGCGCTGGGAAGACCCGGAGTATTCGCGTGTGTACACAAAGATTCTCGAAGGCAACTGGGAACAGTATGACCCATGGGACGCGAAGCACCGCCTAAGCGCCCAGATGGATCTGTACAACGGCGCCGGCGCCTGCTCGATGctgcgcttcttccagggctgGCTGTCCATGTCCGACACCGGGCCCGGCGAAGGCACGCTGCATGTATGCCCGATGCTCATCCACAGCACAGCGTACACGATCCTGCGGCCGTTCTTTGACACGAAGAGCCTCCAGCCTTTGCAGGACGCTACCTTCCCAGGCTCGGTGCCGGGAGCGTGCCAGGAATATAACCCGGTCACGCACCCGCACCTCGATCTGGAGACGACGATGGTCTCGGTGCCGCAGGTTGAGCCTGGGGACTTTGTCGCGTGGCACTGCGATTCTCTGCATTCCGTGGACAAGGAGCATCGCGGTACAAACGACTCCAGTGTGCTATATATCCCCGCCACTCCGTTGTGCGACATGAACGTCGACTATCTTATCAAGCAGCGCCAGGCTGCGCTTTCTTACTCTCCGCCATGGGATTTCCCTGGTGCTGGTAGTCCCGGTGAGATGGGCTTCAAGGGCGCTATGGACTGGTCGTCGCTCAACCCTGAAGGCCAGCGTGCTATGGGGCTGGGTGATAAGCCATGGGAGATTACGGATGCTATGACcgagggcgagaaagaggctGTGCGGTCAGCTAACAACAAGTGCTTCGGAGTGTAA